From the genome of Vespa crabro chromosome 24, iyVesCrab1.2, whole genome shotgun sequence, one region includes:
- the LOC124432268 gene encoding insulin-like growth factor 2 mRNA-binding protein 1 isoform X10 yields MFIIEFTRSGAGAKVIVSNIPANVKLDELELLLLNFGQVQNVEKVSSRDPNTLSYLVSYETLEQAQQAVNQFNGYEYEGNSLKVEMSSAESRRRGRSQRGGVAFSGLPGSGRQTDFPLRILVQSDMVGAIIGRQGSTIRHITQMTRARVDVHRKDNVGSVEKAITIYGNPENCTNACKKILEVMQQEAMNTNKGEIILKILAHNNLIGRIIGKGGNTIKRIMQDTDTKITVSSINDINSFNLERIITVKGTIENMSKAESMISSKLRQSYENDLQAMAPQSMMFPGLHPMAMMSTAGMGYSSRGTALYGSGPAPYPYQGSLPTQGVPAGDTQETTFLYIPNSSVGAIIGTKGSHIRNIIRFSGASVKIAPLEQDKPAEQQTERKVTIVGSPESQWKAQYLIFEKMREEGFVAGTEDVRLTIEILVPSAQVGRIIGKGGQNVRELQRATGSVIKLSEQQATPPSADEETTVHIIGPFFSVQSAQRRIRSMVLQSGAPGGAGGVGSRAGRGSSQEGGSRSRRDGSATSQQGTVVASQPQSQSSSSQQQQTTSSTSPSSQQQQQQQQQQQQQPSPPQQQQQQQQPQQQPSSQNQ; encoded by the exons taGCGGTGCCGGTGCTAAAGTCATTGTAAGCAACATCCCAGCGAACGTTAAATTGGACGAATTGGAACTGCTTCTATTGAATTTCGGACAGGTCCAAAACGTAGAAAAGGTATCCTCACGCGATCCCAATACATTGTCCTACCTCGTCAGCTATGAGACGCTAGAACAGGCACAGCA GGCTGTGAATCAATTTAATGGCTATGAATACGAGGGTAACTCGTTAAAGGTGGAAATGTCTTCGGCTGAAAGCCGACGAAGAGGCCGCAGCCAACGCGGCGGCGTTGCATTTTCCGGTCTTCCGGGATCCGGCCGACAAACTGACTTCCCTCTTCGTATTTTAGTACAATCGGACATGGTCGGCGCAATAATCGGCCGACAGGGTTCAACGATACGTCATATCACTCAGATGACGCGTGCTAGGGTCGACGTACACCGTAAAGACAATGTAGGCTCTGTCGAGAAGGCAATAACGATTTATGGTAATCCAGAAAATTGTACAAACGCATGCAAGAAGATCTTAGAGGTTATGCAACAGGAGGCAATGAATACGAACAAGGG AGAGATTATTCTAAAGATTTTGGCACACAATAATCTTATCGGACGTATCATTGGTAAAGGTGGTAACACGATCAAAAGGATCATGCAAGATACCGACACTAAAATAACAGTTAGCAGTATAAACGACATCAACAGTTTTAATCTCGAGCGCATTATCACGGTTAAGGGTACTATTGAAAATATGAGCAAAGCCGAATCAATGATATCGAGCAAATTACGTCAGAGTTATGAGAATGACTTACAAGCCATGGCG CCTCAAAGCATGATGTTCCCCGGTTTGCATCCCATGGCTATGATGTCCACCGCTGGCATGGGATATAGCTCGCGTGGAACAGCCCTTTATGGCTCTGGTCCCGCCCCATATCCCTACCAAGGGAGCTTGCCGACCCAGGGCGTACCCGCTGGTGATACACAGGAAACTACCTTCCTCTACATTCCTAATAGTAGTGTCGGTGCTATTATTGGTACTAAGGGTTCTCATATAAGAAATATCATAAGGTTTTCCGGTGCCAGCGTTAAAATTGCACCGCTCGAACAAGATAAACCGGCGGAGCAACAAACTGAAAGGAAAGTCACCATTGTCGGATCACCGGAATCACAAtggaag gCCCAGTACTTGATCTTTGAAAAGATGCGGGAGGAGGGCTTCGTTGCTGGTACAGAGGATGTTAGACTGACGATAGAAATTTTAGTACCAAGCGCTCAGGTAGGCCGAATCATCGGTAAAGGCGGTCAAAACGTTAGGGAGCTTCAACGTGCAACTGGAAGCGTCATCAAGCTATCGGAACAACAAGCCACGCCTCCCTCAGCCGACGAGGAAACCACCGTCCATATCATTGGGCCCTTCTTCTCCGTTCAG tcTGCCCAAAGGAGAATTCGTTCAATGGTGTTGCAATCTGGTGCACCCGGTGGAGCGGGAGGTGTAGGCTCACGCGCTGGTCGTGGTAGCAGCCAAGAAGGTGGTTCTCGTTCCCGAAGAGACGGTAGTGCAACGTCTCAACAAGGAACTGTTGTTGCATCTCAACCGCAATCACAATCGTCGTCATCCCAGCAGCAACAAACGACGTCCTCTACCTCGCCGTCAagtcaacaacaacagcagcaacagcaacagcaacaacagcaaccaTCGCCGccacagcagcaacagcaacaacaacagccaCAACAACAACCGTCATCTCAGAATCAGTAA
- the LOC124432268 gene encoding insulin-like growth factor 2 mRNA-binding protein 1 isoform X8, giving the protein MLKVQMYNNNFISKSCHPCGYTFLGSSLVVEPSVASGAKKRSGAGAKVIVSNIPANVKLDELELLLLNFGQVQNVEKVSSRDPNTLSYLVSYETLEQAQQAVNQFNGYEYEGNSLKVEMSSAESRRRGRSQRGGVAFSGLPGSGRQTDFPLRILVQSDMVGAIIGRQGSTIRHITQMTRARVDVHRKDNVGSVEKAITIYGNPENCTNACKKILEVMQQEAMNTNKGEIILKILAHNNLIGRIIGKGGNTIKRIMQDTDTKITVSSINDINSFNLERIITVKGTIENMSKAESMISSKLRQSYENDLQAMAPQSMMFPGLHPMAMMSTAGMGYSSRGTALYGSGPAPYPYQGSLPTQGVPAGDTQETTFLYIPNSSVGAIIGTKGSHIRNIIRFSGASVKIAPLEQDKPAEQQTERKVTIVGSPESQWKAQYLIFEKMREEGFVAGTEDVRLTIEILVPSAQVGRIIGKGGQNVRELQRATGSVIKLSEQQATPPSADEETTVHIIGPFFSVQSAQRRIRSMVLQSGAPGGAGGVGSRAGRGSSQEGGSRSRRDGSATSQQGTVVASQPQSQSSSSQQQQTTSSTSPSSQQQQQQQQQQQQQPSPPQQQQQQQQPQQQPSSQNQ; this is encoded by the exons taGCGGTGCCGGTGCTAAAGTCATTGTAAGCAACATCCCAGCGAACGTTAAATTGGACGAATTGGAACTGCTTCTATTGAATTTCGGACAGGTCCAAAACGTAGAAAAGGTATCCTCACGCGATCCCAATACATTGTCCTACCTCGTCAGCTATGAGACGCTAGAACAGGCACAGCA GGCTGTGAATCAATTTAATGGCTATGAATACGAGGGTAACTCGTTAAAGGTGGAAATGTCTTCGGCTGAAAGCCGACGAAGAGGCCGCAGCCAACGCGGCGGCGTTGCATTTTCCGGTCTTCCGGGATCCGGCCGACAAACTGACTTCCCTCTTCGTATTTTAGTACAATCGGACATGGTCGGCGCAATAATCGGCCGACAGGGTTCAACGATACGTCATATCACTCAGATGACGCGTGCTAGGGTCGACGTACACCGTAAAGACAATGTAGGCTCTGTCGAGAAGGCAATAACGATTTATGGTAATCCAGAAAATTGTACAAACGCATGCAAGAAGATCTTAGAGGTTATGCAACAGGAGGCAATGAATACGAACAAGGG AGAGATTATTCTAAAGATTTTGGCACACAATAATCTTATCGGACGTATCATTGGTAAAGGTGGTAACACGATCAAAAGGATCATGCAAGATACCGACACTAAAATAACAGTTAGCAGTATAAACGACATCAACAGTTTTAATCTCGAGCGCATTATCACGGTTAAGGGTACTATTGAAAATATGAGCAAAGCCGAATCAATGATATCGAGCAAATTACGTCAGAGTTATGAGAATGACTTACAAGCCATGGCG CCTCAAAGCATGATGTTCCCCGGTTTGCATCCCATGGCTATGATGTCCACCGCTGGCATGGGATATAGCTCGCGTGGAACAGCCCTTTATGGCTCTGGTCCCGCCCCATATCCCTACCAAGGGAGCTTGCCGACCCAGGGCGTACCCGCTGGTGATACACAGGAAACTACCTTCCTCTACATTCCTAATAGTAGTGTCGGTGCTATTATTGGTACTAAGGGTTCTCATATAAGAAATATCATAAGGTTTTCCGGTGCCAGCGTTAAAATTGCACCGCTCGAACAAGATAAACCGGCGGAGCAACAAACTGAAAGGAAAGTCACCATTGTCGGATCACCGGAATCACAAtggaag gCCCAGTACTTGATCTTTGAAAAGATGCGGGAGGAGGGCTTCGTTGCTGGTACAGAGGATGTTAGACTGACGATAGAAATTTTAGTACCAAGCGCTCAGGTAGGCCGAATCATCGGTAAAGGCGGTCAAAACGTTAGGGAGCTTCAACGTGCAACTGGAAGCGTCATCAAGCTATCGGAACAACAAGCCACGCCTCCCTCAGCCGACGAGGAAACCACCGTCCATATCATTGGGCCCTTCTTCTCCGTTCAG tcTGCCCAAAGGAGAATTCGTTCAATGGTGTTGCAATCTGGTGCACCCGGTGGAGCGGGAGGTGTAGGCTCACGCGCTGGTCGTGGTAGCAGCCAAGAAGGTGGTTCTCGTTCCCGAAGAGACGGTAGTGCAACGTCTCAACAAGGAACTGTTGTTGCATCTCAACCGCAATCACAATCGTCGTCATCCCAGCAGCAACAAACGACGTCCTCTACCTCGCCGTCAagtcaacaacaacagcagcaacagcaacagcaacaacagcaaccaTCGCCGccacagcagcaacagcaacaacaacagccaCAACAACAACCGTCATCTCAGAATCAGTAA
- the LOC124432268 gene encoding insulin-like growth factor 2 mRNA-binding protein 1 isoform X9, with translation MLKVQMYNNNFISKSCHPCGYTFLGSSLVVEPSVASGAKKRGAGAKVIVSNIPANVKLDELELLLLNFGQVQNVEKVSSRDPNTLSYLVSYETLEQAQQAVNQFNGYEYEGNSLKVEMSSAESRRRGRSQRGGVAFSGLPGSGRQTDFPLRILVQSDMVGAIIGRQGSTIRHITQMTRARVDVHRKDNVGSVEKAITIYGNPENCTNACKKILEVMQQEAMNTNKGEIILKILAHNNLIGRIIGKGGNTIKRIMQDTDTKITVSSINDINSFNLERIITVKGTIENMSKAESMISSKLRQSYENDLQAMAPQSMMFPGLHPMAMMSTAGMGYSSRGTALYGSGPAPYPYQGSLPTQGVPAGDTQETTFLYIPNSSVGAIIGTKGSHIRNIIRFSGASVKIAPLEQDKPAEQQTERKVTIVGSPESQWKAQYLIFEKMREEGFVAGTEDVRLTIEILVPSAQVGRIIGKGGQNVRELQRATGSVIKLSEQQATPPSADEETTVHIIGPFFSVQSAQRRIRSMVLQSGAPGGAGGVGSRAGRGSSQEGGSRSRRDGSATSQQGTVVASQPQSQSSSSQQQQTTSSTSPSSQQQQQQQQQQQQQPSPPQQQQQQQQPQQQPSSQNQ, from the exons CGGTGCCGGTGCTAAAGTCATTGTAAGCAACATCCCAGCGAACGTTAAATTGGACGAATTGGAACTGCTTCTATTGAATTTCGGACAGGTCCAAAACGTAGAAAAGGTATCCTCACGCGATCCCAATACATTGTCCTACCTCGTCAGCTATGAGACGCTAGAACAGGCACAGCA GGCTGTGAATCAATTTAATGGCTATGAATACGAGGGTAACTCGTTAAAGGTGGAAATGTCTTCGGCTGAAAGCCGACGAAGAGGCCGCAGCCAACGCGGCGGCGTTGCATTTTCCGGTCTTCCGGGATCCGGCCGACAAACTGACTTCCCTCTTCGTATTTTAGTACAATCGGACATGGTCGGCGCAATAATCGGCCGACAGGGTTCAACGATACGTCATATCACTCAGATGACGCGTGCTAGGGTCGACGTACACCGTAAAGACAATGTAGGCTCTGTCGAGAAGGCAATAACGATTTATGGTAATCCAGAAAATTGTACAAACGCATGCAAGAAGATCTTAGAGGTTATGCAACAGGAGGCAATGAATACGAACAAGGG AGAGATTATTCTAAAGATTTTGGCACACAATAATCTTATCGGACGTATCATTGGTAAAGGTGGTAACACGATCAAAAGGATCATGCAAGATACCGACACTAAAATAACAGTTAGCAGTATAAACGACATCAACAGTTTTAATCTCGAGCGCATTATCACGGTTAAGGGTACTATTGAAAATATGAGCAAAGCCGAATCAATGATATCGAGCAAATTACGTCAGAGTTATGAGAATGACTTACAAGCCATGGCG CCTCAAAGCATGATGTTCCCCGGTTTGCATCCCATGGCTATGATGTCCACCGCTGGCATGGGATATAGCTCGCGTGGAACAGCCCTTTATGGCTCTGGTCCCGCCCCATATCCCTACCAAGGGAGCTTGCCGACCCAGGGCGTACCCGCTGGTGATACACAGGAAACTACCTTCCTCTACATTCCTAATAGTAGTGTCGGTGCTATTATTGGTACTAAGGGTTCTCATATAAGAAATATCATAAGGTTTTCCGGTGCCAGCGTTAAAATTGCACCGCTCGAACAAGATAAACCGGCGGAGCAACAAACTGAAAGGAAAGTCACCATTGTCGGATCACCGGAATCACAAtggaag gCCCAGTACTTGATCTTTGAAAAGATGCGGGAGGAGGGCTTCGTTGCTGGTACAGAGGATGTTAGACTGACGATAGAAATTTTAGTACCAAGCGCTCAGGTAGGCCGAATCATCGGTAAAGGCGGTCAAAACGTTAGGGAGCTTCAACGTGCAACTGGAAGCGTCATCAAGCTATCGGAACAACAAGCCACGCCTCCCTCAGCCGACGAGGAAACCACCGTCCATATCATTGGGCCCTTCTTCTCCGTTCAG tcTGCCCAAAGGAGAATTCGTTCAATGGTGTTGCAATCTGGTGCACCCGGTGGAGCGGGAGGTGTAGGCTCACGCGCTGGTCGTGGTAGCAGCCAAGAAGGTGGTTCTCGTTCCCGAAGAGACGGTAGTGCAACGTCTCAACAAGGAACTGTTGTTGCATCTCAACCGCAATCACAATCGTCGTCATCCCAGCAGCAACAAACGACGTCCTCTACCTCGCCGTCAagtcaacaacaacagcagcaacagcaacagcaacaacagcaaccaTCGCCGccacagcagcaacagcaacaacaacagccaCAACAACAACCGTCATCTCAGAATCAGTAA